Proteins co-encoded in one Armatimonadota bacterium genomic window:
- a CDS encoding S1 RNA-binding domain-containing protein — MAAEQAGADEQAPKSEAVDLSEAVPRLRERQIVQGTVVRVDTEGVLVDVGAKSEGLIPPKELARRGEQLEAVHVGDRIDVMVMRVDGEEGNIILSKKRADFVRAWERVLEAHRDGRIIHAMVVDKVKGGLVVDLGLRGFVPGSHVDLTQAKGRRFEWFVGQSIPLKVIEVDRGKGRVILSHKLAVEEERKSRREQVLATLEEGAVVEGVVKRITDFGAFVDLGGVDGLLPISEMAWTYIRHPSEVVRRNQHLRLQVLKIDREAGKISLGLKQILEDPWTTVDERYRAGDVVRGKVVRLVASGAFVRLRDIDAFLPISELAEKRVAKVDDVVQVGQTVEAMVVEVRPEERRMIVSVRRLAREAERKRVKEYLREQQDEGRVTIGDAVGALLRQVTTSRPGAPDPEAPSPTTPEHEPGTS; from the coding sequence ATGGCAGCAGAGCAGGCAGGGGCGGACGAGCAGGCACCGAAGAGCGAGGCCGTGGACCTCTCGGAGGCGGTGCCCCGGCTCCGGGAGCGCCAGATCGTGCAGGGCACGGTGGTGCGCGTCGACACCGAGGGCGTCCTGGTCGACGTCGGGGCCAAGTCGGAAGGACTGATCCCGCCCAAGGAGCTGGCCCGCCGGGGCGAGCAGCTCGAGGCGGTGCACGTCGGAGACCGAATCGATGTGATGGTGATGCGCGTCGACGGCGAGGAGGGCAACATCATCCTCAGCAAGAAGCGCGCGGACTTCGTGCGCGCCTGGGAGCGTGTGCTCGAGGCGCATCGGGACGGGCGCATCATCCACGCCATGGTCGTCGACAAGGTGAAGGGCGGTCTGGTGGTGGACCTGGGGCTGCGCGGCTTCGTGCCGGGATCGCACGTCGACCTCACGCAGGCCAAGGGCCGGCGCTTCGAGTGGTTCGTCGGCCAGTCGATTCCCCTGAAGGTCATCGAAGTGGACCGCGGCAAGGGGCGCGTCATCCTCTCGCACAAGCTGGCCGTGGAGGAAGAACGGAAGAGTCGCCGGGAACAGGTGCTGGCCACGCTGGAGGAGGGCGCCGTCGTCGAGGGCGTCGTGAAGCGCATCACCGACTTCGGGGCGTTCGTGGACCTGGGCGGCGTCGACGGCCTGTTGCCCATCAGCGAGATGGCCTGGACCTACATCCGCCATCCCTCAGAGGTCGTGCGGCGCAACCAGCACCTGCGGCTGCAGGTCCTGAAGATCGACCGGGAGGCCGGCAAGATCTCGCTGGGCCTCAAGCAGATCCTGGAAGACCCCTGGACCACCGTCGACGAACGCTACCGGGCCGGTGACGTCGTGCGCGGCAAGGTGGTGCGCCTGGTCGCCTCCGGCGCGTTCGTGCGGCTGCGGGACATCGACGCGTTCTTGCCGATCAGCGAGCTGGCCGAGAAACGGGTCGCCAAGGTCGACGACGTCGTGCAGGTCGGCCAGACGGTCGAGGCCATGGTGGTCGAAGTGCGACCCGAGGAGCGCCGCATGATCGTGAGCGTGCGGCGGCTGGCGCGCGAGGCCGAGCGCAAGCGGGTGAAGGAGTACCTGCGGGAACAACAGGACGAAGGCCGGGTGACCATCGGCGACGCGGTGGGCGCGCTGCTGCGGCAGGTGACGACATCGCGCCCCGGGGCGCCCGACCCCGAGGCGCCTTCGCCCACGACGCCGGAGCACGAGCCCGGCACGTCCTGA
- the smc gene encoding chromosome segregation protein SMC, translating into MQLRRLELMGFKTFVTRTELAFHPGVTAIVGPNGSGKSNIFDAIRWALGETNARLLRGGRMDDLIFSGSAGRKPHAMAQVSLTLDNGAGLLPLAFSEVTVTRAVTRGGEGRYAINGVDCRLRDVQMLFLGTGLGGRSYALIGQGEVDAVLRATPVERRQWLEEAAGLARYKRQRVEAERRLAHAQAHLERLADLVAGLESQRQALAVQAEAAARHQRLTDDVRELELALFADEARRLLAAARRLAAQLSAERAAREAAAQRHAAAATAVADAETALAAATAAVERAQATLLDGAEQATRLAMEAQTLAAEADALRARCEHLTDERARLDQTLERLRAEEAALEQDAAAGQAERARLAAEATAAEAALAAARDALAAQQAALRATRDEAAEVARALAQARRDLAAAQARAAVLAQSAETAAQKAQAAREAAHRAATDRAAAEDALAQARAAAAAAAAHVAAATAALEARRAEWAALIEQVHAVELEEHRLRARLASIEEAHRQHAGFDEGARAVLLAARDHPERFPGLRGAVAELLDAPEALRPAVTAALGRRLHCLVVERRAQLEPVLAFLAADGARAATVVALEDLRPARLPEGEAPDGLRADRAVQPAGGDELLARRLAQALLGDAMIVEDLAAAWALRAAGFAGRAVTRDGLVLEPDGVLALGGWPAGDLAPLGRGQTIAAMRQALEEIERTRLALVVRRAAAAEGVRDAEEALARARAVSEDAQAEVFARSQQVERLAADAARLTAEAQALEDERGPRDDERARLARQAEALDADVRRLEEEARRLDAAQAAGQAELARAEAAHEAAAAALQAARLRLAEVEGRVQTVAARAADRRASAADLVRRMAELEAARRAAADAAAEVEGRQRAAAAAYDALVARQAAAKAELERLQAERGTLRETLAARQEEHRAAGEALAAADAAVHRTEVRAAQVEAELDAARARLAAEFGVTLEDAATRRLQGSREDAQRQLAALREALRELGPVNLRAADEHAAICARLEALRAQVDDLDRASALLREVIGQINAALRVRFRQTFEDVNAEFGRLFQRLFEGGNGHLELVEADDGGEPGLEVIAQLPGKMRRPLVALSGGERVLVALALIFAMLRVHPSPFCIFDEVEAALDDANTQRFVTLLRDLAERTQVLIITHNKGTMAAADVLYGVTMQEPGVSSLVSVRLVPPETNGQTAPADVAARVREPVAAPGD; encoded by the coding sequence GTGCAACTCCGACGCCTCGAGCTGATGGGGTTCAAGACGTTCGTGACCCGCACGGAACTCGCGTTCCACCCGGGGGTCACGGCCATCGTCGGTCCCAACGGCAGCGGGAAGAGCAACATCTTCGACGCCATCCGCTGGGCGCTGGGCGAGACCAACGCCCGGCTGCTGCGTGGCGGCCGCATGGACGACCTGATCTTCTCCGGCAGCGCCGGGCGCAAGCCGCACGCGATGGCGCAGGTGTCGCTCACGTTGGACAACGGCGCGGGCCTGCTGCCGCTGGCGTTCAGCGAGGTCACCGTGACCCGCGCGGTCACCCGCGGGGGGGAAGGACGGTACGCCATCAACGGCGTGGACTGTCGGCTGCGGGACGTGCAGATGCTCTTCCTCGGCACGGGGCTGGGCGGCCGCTCCTACGCGCTGATCGGGCAGGGCGAGGTGGACGCGGTGCTGCGCGCGACGCCGGTCGAACGCCGGCAGTGGCTCGAGGAAGCAGCCGGTCTGGCGCGGTACAAGCGGCAGCGCGTGGAGGCCGAGCGGCGTCTGGCCCACGCGCAGGCCCACCTGGAGCGGCTGGCGGATCTCGTCGCCGGGCTGGAGTCCCAGCGGCAGGCCCTGGCGGTCCAGGCCGAGGCCGCCGCGCGCCATCAGCGCCTCACCGACGACGTGCGCGAGCTCGAACTGGCGCTCTTCGCCGACGAGGCCAGGCGGCTGCTGGCCGCCGCGCGCCGCCTGGCCGCCCAGCTGTCGGCCGAGCGGGCGGCGCGGGAGGCGGCCGCCCAGCGCCACGCCGCCGCCGCCACCGCGGTCGCCGACGCCGAGACCGCGCTGGCCGCGGCCACCGCAGCGGTCGAACGCGCGCAGGCGACGCTGCTCGATGGCGCCGAGCAGGCCACGCGGCTGGCCATGGAGGCGCAGACGCTGGCCGCGGAGGCCGACGCGCTGCGCGCCCGGTGCGAGCATCTGACGGACGAGCGGGCCCGGCTGGACCAGACGCTGGAGCGGCTGCGCGCGGAGGAGGCCGCGCTCGAGCAGGACGCCGCGGCCGGGCAGGCCGAGCGCGCCCGGCTGGCTGCAGAGGCGACTGCGGCCGAAGCGGCCCTGGCGGCGGCCCGCGACGCGCTGGCCGCGCAGCAGGCCGCGCTGCGCGCGACCCGTGACGAGGCGGCGGAGGTGGCGCGCGCGCTCGCCCAGGCCCGGCGTGACCTAGCCGCGGCGCAGGCCCGCGCGGCCGTGCTGGCCCAGTCGGCGGAGACCGCGGCTCAGAAGGCGCAGGCTGCGCGGGAGGCGGCGCACCGCGCGGCCACGGACCGGGCCGCAGCGGAGGACGCGCTGGCCCAGGCCCGCGCCGCCGCCGCCGCGGCCGCCGCGCACGTGGCGGCGGCGACCGCGGCCCTGGAGGCCCGGCGCGCGGAGTGGGCCGCGCTCATCGAGCAGGTGCACGCGGTGGAACTGGAGGAGCACCGGCTGCGTGCGCGCCTGGCCTCGATCGAGGAGGCCCACCGGCAGCACGCCGGGTTCGACGAGGGCGCGCGTGCCGTGCTGCTCGCCGCGCGTGACCACCCGGAGCGCTTTCCGGGGCTGCGGGGCGCGGTGGCCGAGCTGCTGGATGCGCCCGAGGCGTTGCGTCCCGCGGTCACCGCAGCGTTGGGGCGCCGCCTGCACTGTCTGGTCGTGGAGCGCCGCGCCCAGCTCGAGCCCGTGCTGGCCTTCCTGGCCGCCGACGGGGCGCGTGCCGCCACGGTGGTCGCCCTGGAGGACCTGCGGCCTGCGCGCCTCCCGGAGGGTGAGGCGCCCGATGGCCTGCGCGCGGACCGCGCGGTGCAGCCCGCGGGCGGGGACGAGCTCCTGGCCCGGCGCCTCGCGCAGGCGCTGTTGGGCGATGCGATGATCGTGGAGGACCTGGCGGCGGCCTGGGCGCTTCGCGCCGCAGGCTTCGCGGGCCGCGCGGTGACCCGAGACGGCCTGGTGCTGGAGCCCGACGGTGTGCTGGCACTAGGCGGCTGGCCCGCGGGCGACCTGGCGCCGCTGGGCCGGGGACAGACGATCGCCGCGATGCGGCAGGCCCTCGAGGAGATCGAGCGGACGCGCCTGGCGCTGGTGGTGCGGCGCGCGGCCGCGGCCGAGGGCGTGCGCGACGCCGAGGAGGCGCTGGCCCGCGCGCGCGCCGTGTCCGAGGACGCGCAGGCAGAGGTGTTCGCGCGCAGCCAGCAGGTCGAGCGCCTGGCGGCGGACGCCGCGCGCCTGACGGCCGAGGCGCAGGCCTTGGAAGACGAGCGCGGGCCACGGGACGACGAGCGCGCGCGCCTCGCGCGCCAAGCGGAGGCGCTCGACGCCGACGTGCGCCGGCTCGAGGAGGAGGCGCGCCGTCTGGACGCGGCGCAGGCGGCCGGGCAGGCCGAGCTGGCGCGCGCTGAGGCCGCGCACGAGGCGGCGGCCGCCGCCCTGCAGGCGGCGCGCCTGCGGCTGGCCGAGGTCGAGGGCCGCGTGCAGACGGTGGCGGCGCGCGCTGCCGACCGACGCGCCAGCGCGGCAGACCTCGTCCGGCGGATGGCCGAGCTCGAGGCAGCCCGGCGCGCGGCCGCAGACGCCGCGGCCGAGGTGGAGGGCCGCCAGCGCGCGGCCGCCGCGGCGTACGACGCGCTGGTAGCGCGCCAGGCTGCCGCCAAGGCCGAGCTCGAGCGCCTCCAGGCCGAGCGCGGGACGCTGCGGGAGACGCTGGCAGCGCGGCAGGAGGAGCACCGTGCGGCCGGCGAGGCGCTGGCGGCGGCCGACGCCGCGGTGCACCGGACCGAGGTGCGCGCGGCGCAGGTCGAGGCGGAGCTGGACGCTGCCCGCGCGCGCCTGGCGGCCGAGTTCGGGGTGACCCTGGAGGACGCCGCGACGCGCCGGCTGCAGGGCAGCCGCGAGGACGCGCAGCGCCAGCTGGCCGCTCTGCGCGAGGCGCTGCGGGAGCTGGGGCCGGTCAACCTGCGCGCGGCCGACGAGCATGCCGCGATCTGTGCGCGCCTGGAGGCCCTGCGCGCCCAGGTCGACGACCTGGACCGCGCCTCGGCGCTGCTGCGGGAGGTGATCGGGCAGATCAACGCCGCCCTGCGCGTGCGCTTCCGGCAGACCTTCGAGGACGTGAACGCGGAGTTCGGCCGGCTGTTCCAGCGCCTGTTCGAGGGCGGGAACGGCCACCTCGAGCTCGTGGAGGCCGACGACGGCGGCGAGCCCGGCCTGGAGGTCATCGCGCAGCTGCCGGGCAAGATGCGCCGCCCGCTGGTGGCGCTGTCGGGCGGCGAGCGGGTGCTGGTGGCGCTGGCGTTGATCTTCGCCATGCTGCGTGTACACCCCAGCCCCTTCTGCATCTTCGACGAGGTGGAAGCGGCCCTGGACGACGCCAACACCCAGCGGTTCGTCACCCTGCTGCGCGATCTGGCCGAGCGGACCCAGGTGCTGATCATCACCCACAACAAGGGCACCATGGCCGCCGCCGACGTCCTGTACGGCGTGACGATGCAGGAACCCGGCGTGTCATCGCTGGTCTCGGTGCGGCTGGTACCCCCCGAGACCAACGGCCAGACGGCGCCCGCGGATGTCGCGGCGCGCGTGCGCGAGCCCGTGGCGGCGCCGGGCGACTGA
- the ftsY gene encoding signal recognition particle-docking protein FtsY, with product MEDRPGWLGRLRQSLARTRQALGARLDALLARPIDPAFYDDLEEVLIQADLGAPLARAIVEDLRARTVGSAAPAEVRAALAAILRDRLGPPGRLRLEPPPAVVLVLGVNGSGKTTTIGKLAHRLTREGRRVLLAAADTFRAAAIAQLEVWGARVGAPVIHHREGADPAAVVFDAAQAAQARGVDVLLVDTAGRLHTRVNLMEELKKVDRVVARTLPAAPVERLLVLDATTGQNGLAQARAFHEAVRLTGVVITKLDGTAKGGIAVAIAQTLGVPIVFLGTGEGLDDLDPFDPGAFAEALLAQDGSRS from the coding sequence GTGGAGGACCGACCGGGCTGGCTCGGCCGGTTGCGGCAGAGCCTCGCGCGTACCCGCCAGGCGCTGGGGGCGCGCCTGGACGCTCTGCTGGCCCGTCCGATCGACCCCGCCTTCTACGACGACCTGGAGGAAGTGCTGATCCAGGCCGACCTCGGCGCGCCGCTTGCGCGCGCCATCGTCGAGGACCTGCGCGCACGGACGGTGGGGAGCGCGGCGCCGGCCGAGGTCCGGGCGGCGCTGGCCGCCATCCTGCGCGATCGGCTCGGGCCGCCGGGGCGGCTGCGGCTCGAGCCGCCTCCCGCCGTGGTGCTCGTGCTCGGCGTGAACGGGTCGGGCAAGACCACGACGATCGGGAAGCTGGCGCACCGGCTGACCCGCGAGGGGCGCCGCGTGCTGCTGGCGGCAGCCGATACGTTCCGCGCCGCGGCGATCGCGCAGCTCGAGGTCTGGGGTGCCCGCGTCGGTGCGCCGGTGATCCATCACCGGGAGGGTGCCGACCCCGCAGCGGTGGTGTTCGACGCGGCCCAGGCCGCGCAGGCGCGCGGCGTCGACGTCCTGCTGGTGGACACCGCCGGCCGCCTGCACACGCGGGTCAACCTGATGGAGGAGTTGAAGAAGGTCGACCGGGTGGTGGCCCGCACGCTGCCCGCGGCGCCTGTCGAGCGTCTGTTGGTGCTCGACGCCACGACGGGCCAGAACGGCCTGGCGCAGGCGCGCGCCTTCCACGAGGCCGTGCGCCTCACCGGCGTCGTCATCACCAAGCTCGATGGAACGGCCAAGGGGGGCATCGCGGTGGCCATCGCCCAGACGCTGGGCGTGCCCATCGTGTTCCTCGGGACCGGCGAGGGGCTCGACGACCTCGACCCCTTCGACCCTGGCGCGTTCGCCGAGGCGCTGCTGGCTCAGGACGGCAGCCGGTCGTAG
- a CDS encoding histone deacetylase, which translates to MSLVFVTHPACERHVTGPGHPERPQRLQAVRRAVETSGLEGVLVWDEQPPEVDPDLLERVHRRTYIETVEALARAGGGWLDADTVVGPESARAARLAAGAAQRATEVLLAGQVRRAFVAARPPGHHAGPDRGMGFCLFNNAAVAAAAARRAGRERVLLVDWDVHHGNGTQAVFWRDPSVLVVSVHQEYWYPGTGAMEELGEGPGEGCTVNVPLPAETGDGGYADVFTEVVLPLAYAYRPQFIVVSAGYDAHFADPLGGMVVSAAGFRQLARLMDEVARTLDVPLLAVLEGGYHLDALATSVVATLEALTGRPTDPAAWREPAPAGLGARRPGRETPPSAIGSRVRAVRRLLATYWRL; encoded by the coding sequence ATGAGCCTTGTGTTCGTGACCCACCCCGCGTGCGAGCGGCACGTCACCGGCCCGGGGCACCCGGAGCGCCCCCAGCGTCTGCAGGCCGTCCGGCGCGCCGTGGAGACGAGCGGGCTGGAGGGCGTGCTGGTCTGGGACGAGCAGCCGCCGGAGGTCGACCCCGACCTTTTGGAACGCGTGCACCGCCGCACCTACATCGAGACCGTGGAGGCGCTGGCGCGCGCCGGCGGAGGCTGGTTGGACGCAGACACCGTCGTGGGGCCCGAGTCGGCGCGGGCCGCGCGCCTGGCCGCGGGCGCGGCGCAGCGGGCCACCGAGGTGCTGCTGGCCGGGCAGGTCCGGCGGGCCTTCGTGGCCGCCCGCCCACCGGGACACCATGCCGGACCCGACCGCGGGATGGGCTTCTGCCTGTTCAACAACGCCGCCGTGGCCGCCGCGGCCGCACGACGGGCGGGCCGCGAGCGCGTGTTGCTCGTGGACTGGGACGTGCACCACGGCAACGGCACGCAGGCGGTGTTCTGGCGCGACCCGTCGGTGCTGGTCGTCTCGGTCCACCAGGAGTACTGGTACCCGGGAACCGGCGCCATGGAGGAGCTCGGGGAAGGGCCGGGCGAGGGGTGTACGGTGAACGTCCCGCTGCCTGCGGAGACCGGCGATGGCGGGTACGCCGACGTCTTCACCGAAGTGGTGCTCCCGCTGGCCTACGCCTACCGACCCCAGTTCATCGTCGTCTCGGCCGGATACGACGCGCACTTCGCCGATCCGCTGGGCGGGATGGTCGTCAGCGCCGCCGGGTTCCGGCAGTTGGCCCGCCTGATGGACGAGGTGGCCCGCACGCTCGACGTGCCGCTGCTGGCCGTGCTCGAGGGCGGCTACCACCTCGACGCGCTGGCCACGTCGGTGGTGGCCACGCTCGAGGCGCTGACAGGACGGCCCACCGATCCCGCAGCCTGGCGCGAGCCCGCCCCTGCGGGCCTGGGCGCGCGGCGGCCGGGGCGGGAGACCCCCCCGTCCGCGATCGGCAGCCGCGTGCGCGCGGTGCGACGCCTGCTGGCGACCTACTGGCGGCTCTAG
- the rpe gene encoding ribulose-phosphate 3-epimerase: MTSGRVRIAASLLAADFAHLGDAVRAAERAGVDLLHIDVMDGQFVPPITMGAVVVDAVRRVSRLPLDVHLMVREPERQLEAFVGAGAASIAVHLEAVVHPHRTLAQLRRLGVQAGVALNPGTPPDACEWLVDVLDFVLVMTVDPGYAGQAFQPGVLPKIARIRRLVGDRCWIAVDGGISPKTAPLAVAAGADVVVAASAIFGAPDGVDAAVARLRTAVQG, translated from the coding sequence GTGACCTCCGGCCGTGTGCGCATCGCCGCCAGCCTCCTGGCCGCCGACTTCGCGCACCTGGGGGATGCGGTCCGGGCCGCCGAGCGCGCCGGGGTCGACCTGCTCCACATCGACGTGATGGACGGACAGTTCGTGCCGCCCATCACCATGGGCGCGGTGGTCGTCGACGCCGTGCGCCGCGTCTCGCGGCTGCCCCTGGACGTCCACCTGATGGTGCGCGAGCCGGAACGTCAGCTCGAAGCCTTCGTCGGCGCCGGAGCGGCCAGCATCGCGGTGCACCTGGAGGCGGTCGTCCATCCGCACCGCACGCTGGCGCAGCTGCGGCGCCTGGGCGTGCAGGCCGGCGTCGCCCTCAACCCCGGCACGCCGCCCGACGCGTGCGAGTGGCTCGTCGACGTCCTGGACTTCGTGCTGGTCATGACCGTCGATCCCGGCTACGCCGGCCAGGCGTTCCAGCCGGGCGTGCTGCCCAAGATCGCCCGCATCCGACGCCTGGTGGGCGACCGGTGCTGGATCGCCGTCGACGGCGGCATCTCGCCAAAGACCGCCCCGCTGGCGGTGGCCGCGGGTGCCGACGTGGTGGTGGCCGCGTCGGCCATCTTCGGGGCGCCCGACGGCGTGGACGCGGCGGTGGCGCGCTTGCGGACGGCCGTGCAGGGATGA
- a CDS encoding methyltransferase yields MDRELAGRDRANRLLDRYGRLLTARQREFLVRYYQDDLSLGEIAAQLRISRQAVHDGLRRALGALERFEAALGLVGDGPRAGGEHYFTRRPRSAPQTRTVHATLRGRQWAFAVARGVFARRGVDPGTRLLIEAMRIEPTDRVLDLGCGYGAVGLVAAALAPAGGAWLVDANERAAALARDNALAHRLDNVAVLVGDRAAAIRDASMDVVVTNPPIRAGRRVVAGFIDDAHRVLRPGGRFYLVARTAQGARTLARLIAARFGGVRQVALRGGYRVYEATRGEEPAGV; encoded by the coding sequence ATGGACCGGGAGCTCGCAGGACGTGACCGCGCGAACCGCCTGCTGGATCGCTACGGCCGCCTGCTGACCGCACGGCAGCGGGAGTTCCTGGTGCGCTACTACCAGGACGACCTCTCGCTGGGCGAGATCGCCGCGCAGCTGCGCATCTCGCGGCAGGCCGTGCACGACGGCCTGCGCCGGGCGCTTGGCGCGCTGGAGCGGTTCGAGGCGGCGCTGGGGCTGGTGGGCGATGGCCCACGCGCCGGGGGCGAGCACTACTTCACGCGGCGCCCGCGGTCGGCGCCCCAGACGCGCACCGTGCACGCGACGCTGCGGGGACGCCAGTGGGCGTTCGCGGTGGCGCGGGGCGTCTTCGCCCGGCGCGGCGTCGACCCCGGCACCCGGTTGCTGATCGAGGCGATGCGGATCGAGCCCACCGACCGCGTGCTGGACCTGGGCTGCGGCTACGGGGCCGTCGGCCTGGTGGCCGCCGCGCTCGCGCCGGCAGGAGGCGCGTGGCTGGTGGACGCCAACGAGCGCGCCGCGGCGCTGGCCCGCGACAACGCCCTCGCCCACCGGCTGGACAACGTGGCGGTGCTGGTGGGCGATCGCGCCGCAGCGATCCGGGACGCCTCCATGGACGTCGTGGTGACCAACCCGCCCATCCGCGCGGGTCGCCGGGTGGTGGCGGGCTTCATCGACGATGCCCACCGGGTGCTCCGGCCGGGTGGCCGCTTCTACCTGGTGGCGCGCACCGCGCAGGGGGCCCGGACGCTGGCGCGGCTGATCGCGGCGCGGTTCGGCGGCGTGCGGCAGGTGGCGCTGCGCGGTGGCTACCGCGTCTACGAAGCGACCCGCGGCGAGGAGCCTGCCGGTGTTTGA
- a CDS encoding glycosyltransferase family 4 protein, whose amino-acid sequence MRVARGIPHVRPSPAIRARADDAPVRVGVFTDSYLPRISGVVRSIEAFVAELRRQGHHVSIFAPGYRGFVDTDPDVVRFPSVRPPGHPDFPLAIPLHRRFVATLAARRLTVVHTHSPFLMGAAGRYAARRLGLPLVFTHHTMYAEYVHYVPLFPPPLSRRVVTRYTARYCNRCTAVIAPSQAVRAWLRSIGVTAPIEVLPTAGFELARFDRLEPSWVRPRYGIPSDAPLVITVGRLAPEKRFDVLLAAFADAARGSPARLLVVGGGPEAPVLRHLAAQLGVGTQVVFTGPLDHDRVLDCYAAADLFAFASPTETQGLVVIEAMAAGLPVVAVRAGGVAEAVGDGDTGLLVDPDPAALAAAIRRLLDDAPLRRRLAARGRQVARAYAIDALARRLVALYRHVSTDGPIDTAPD is encoded by the coding sequence ATGCGCGTGGCGCGTGGCATTCCCCACGTGAGGCCGTCGCCGGCGATCAGGGCACGGGCCGACGACGCCCCGGTGCGCGTGGGGGTGTTCACCGACTCGTACCTGCCCCGCATCAGCGGCGTGGTGCGGTCGATCGAGGCGTTCGTGGCCGAGCTGCGCCGCCAGGGCCACCACGTCTCGATCTTCGCGCCCGGCTACCGGGGGTTCGTGGACACCGATCCGGACGTGGTGCGGTTTCCCTCGGTGCGCCCGCCCGGCCACCCCGACTTCCCGCTGGCGATTCCCCTCCACCGCCGGTTCGTGGCCACGCTGGCGGCGCGGCGGCTGACGGTGGTGCACACCCATTCGCCCTTCCTCATGGGCGCGGCCGGGCGCTACGCGGCGCGGCGCCTGGGGCTCCCGCTGGTGTTCACGCACCACACCATGTACGCCGAGTACGTGCACTACGTGCCGCTGTTTCCGCCGCCGCTGTCGCGTCGCGTGGTGACGCGGTACACGGCGCGGTACTGCAACCGTTGCACGGCCGTGATCGCGCCCTCACAGGCGGTCCGCGCGTGGCTGCGGTCCATCGGGGTCACGGCGCCCATCGAGGTCCTGCCCACCGCGGGCTTCGAGCTCGCGCGGTTCGACCGACTCGAGCCCTCGTGGGTCCGGCCGCGCTACGGGATTCCGTCCGATGCGCCGCTGGTGATCACCGTGGGCCGCCTGGCCCCCGAAAAGCGCTTCGACGTGCTGCTAGCCGCGTTCGCCGACGCGGCCCGGGGCAGTCCCGCCCGCCTCCTGGTCGTGGGCGGGGGTCCGGAAGCGCCCGTGTTGCGCCATCTCGCCGCCCAGCTCGGCGTGGGCACCCAGGTGGTCTTCACGGGGCCGTTGGACCACGACCGCGTGCTGGACTGCTATGCCGCGGCCGACCTGTTCGCGTTCGCCTCGCCAACGGAGACGCAGGGCCTGGTGGTGATCGAGGCCATGGCCGCCGGGCTGCCGGTGGTGGCCGTGCGGGCTGGTGGGGTGGCCGAGGCCGTCGGTGACGGCGACACCGGCCTGCTGGTCGACCCGGACCCCGCAGCCCTGGCCGCGGCCATCCGTCGCCTGCTCGACGATGCGCCCCTGCGCCGCCGGCTGGCCGCCCGGGGCCGGCAGGTGGCGCGCGCCTATGCGATCGACGCGCTGGCACGCCGACTGGTTGCGCTGTACCGCCACGTGAGCACCGATGGACCCATCGACACCGCACCCGACTGA